Proteins from a genomic interval of Taeniopygia guttata chromosome 35, bTaeGut7.mat, whole genome shotgun sequence:
- the PPP1R11 gene encoding E3 ubiquitin-protein ligase PPP1R11 isoform X2 — protein sequence MAETAESGGCGTATVTESGTAEPENRSLTLKLRKRKPDKKVEWSSDTVDNEHLGRRSSKCCCIYERPRPFGESSPTPTPILGGLWGGSAPKFRGFRAEISRVFAPKIPGLRSQNLGVLGLKSQNFRAEIWEF from the exons ATGGCGGAGACGGCGGAGAGCGGCGGCTGCGGCACCGCCACCGTCACCGAGAGCGGAACCGCGGAGCCG GAGAACCGCAGCCTGACGCTGAagctgaggaagaggaaacCGGACAAGAAGGTCGAGTGGTCGAGCGACACGGTGGACAATGAGCACCTGGGCCGGCGCTCCTCCAAGT gctgctgcatcTACGAGAGGCCGCGGCCGTTCGGCGAGAG ctcccccaccccaacaccgattttgggggggctttggggggggtCGGCACCGAAATTTCGGGGTTTTAGGGCCGAAATTTCCCGAGTTTTtgcccccaaaattccaggttTGCGcagccaaaatttgggggttttggggttaaaatcccagaattttaGGGCCGAAATTTGGGAGTTTTAA
- the PPP1R11 gene encoding E3 ubiquitin-protein ligase PPP1R11 isoform X1, with protein MAETAESGGCGTATVTESGTAEPENRSLTLKLRKRKPDKKVEWSSDTVDNEHLGRRSSKCCCIYERPRPFGESSSESEGEGEGEGEGPGVGEGRVGEGRSCGHQNCVRGHQARGHKGGRGPQNPPLPPPRDPPPAVAMEH; from the exons ATGGCGGAGACGGCGGAGAGCGGCGGCTGCGGCACCGCCACCGTCACCGAGAGCGGAACCGCGGAGCCG GAGAACCGCAGCCTGACGCTGAagctgaggaagaggaaacCGGACAAGAAGGTCGAGTGGTCGAGCGACACGGTGGACAATGAGCACCTGGGCCGGCGCTCCTCCAAGT gctgctgcatcTACGAGAGGCCGCGGCCGTTCGGCGAGAGCTCCTCGGAGAGcgaaggggagggggagggggagggggaggggccgggggtgggggaggggcgggtgggggaggggcgcaGCTGCGGCCACCAGAACTGCGTCCGGGGCCACCAAGCGCGCGGCCACAAGGgggggaggggaccccaaaacccgcccctccccccgccccgcgACCCCCCCCCCGCCGTGGCCATGGAGCACTGA